The genomic stretch ATTGCCACGAAATTGGTTGTTGTGACGGTAGGAAACGTTGGCAGTGGGTTGAAATATATCGGTTGTCGGGTTTTGTTTGCTGAGAAGTTCATGTTGAAGCAGCTTCTCGTGAAGGGCTTCAAATGAAATAGGGGTATCCCGGGCTCGTATAGCATCGATGACGGGTTTAAACAGGTTATAGTCAAGGCCTTTAAGGACCTTGGCTGTGATGTCCTCGGGATCGATAATGGTGCCCATTAAGGCGAGTTGGTCAACGCACGCTTTAATGGCATGCACATACTCGGTGATTGTTTGGTCACTGGTTTTTACGATCGAGTCAAGACGATCTTTTAATTGTAATTTGTGAATTCGGGATGGGTTAGCGTATGTTTGGGCTAATATATCCCACGCTTCTTTGGATGTCTTGGCACATACAATCAATGCTTGTATGGTGGCAGAGAGAGTGCCCATGAGAGCTCCTAGAAGGAGTCCATCTTGTTTCAACCACGTGAGATATGCGGGGTTGGTGGTTTCTGTTTTGTCGGCATTGACAATGGTGGCGGGTGGTTGTTGATGGGTTCCATCGAGGAAGCCTAGGAGGCTTAGCCCGAATAGGATATTGGTTAACTGAAATCTCCAGGCAATATAATTGAGGGAGTTCAACTTGACGCAGTGGTTCAAGTTGAGCGAAACAAGGGGTGTGTTTGAGTCGTGTGGGTTTTGAACTTGGTGTTCGGTTGGTGCCATGGTGAGGAGTGGATGGGAAGGGCGACTGGTTTTAGTATGTTTGAAGGAAGCGGATTTTGGCAGAAGGTAGTTTGGGGTGTTGGATCGATTGCGGCGTGATACCATGTAAGATGAGAAAGTTGTGTTTGTATTTAGTGAGTAATTACAATGAGTTGCTATCCTATTTATACAGGGAGATGGACTCTTGTGCAAGAAATATAAATCTAATATTTACATGATAAATATGTACTTAATTGGAGTAAGTATATTGCTAGGAAAATCATTGCACATTTTGTGATGATATGGAAGATACGTTGCTTGAGGAAGAGTCTATAGTTGATATACTGTTGATACTAACAACCAGACGTTTTAGTATTAAGAAAACTCGTTACAAAAGCCGTGTGCTACTCGGTTTAATTATAGTCTAAAAGGGCAGTTGTCACAAAGTGTAAGTCATGTAGGAGACTATAGAGTAAATAAGTAGTAGATTACCTCACTCAAAATACTCCATTGCCACATGCCTTAAAATCATACATGGCAAAATCATCCCTAGCAAGAACCCGATAGCCATATTTCGGACCTGGATGAATAAGCCCGCTAGTGCACATAGCACAAACTCTACCAAATGAAGATTCTGCAGAAAAGCGAGCATTAGAGGTTGCCAAAGACAGTGTGAATGCACAAATATTATAAAAGATGGTTATCAATTACCCTTTTAAACATCTATATTATGTATTACACTCACCTAATTCATTATTTCATTTTATTCCCTTTATCGCCACCAATAATGTCTACCATTGTTTTTACTTTACCCATTATAAaatgcatcattataaaaatgatttACCATAATTAGCATCCTTTTCCATGATGCAGCAGCCAATAACTTCGAGAAACGGCTCTTTCTCCATAGTCCAGTTGTCGGGAGAGTGACCACTAAACAAGGGAAGAATGAACTCGGCGAAACAAAGCTTGGTTTCATTGTTGAAGTTGCTCGACTTCACCGTGAAATTCATATGAAAGATTATTCTACACTTTTCCATCCGGTCAATAACTCTTGTGACTACCAAAAGTTCCCAATCAGCCTCCTGAAAAACCAAATCAATAAAATTTTAAATCGGTGTTATAAAGCTGGCACCTTTGCAAACCGGCAAAATCATTTTGTTAGGTAATATTAAATTCTCATTACAAACATCAAAACTTTGGGTTTCAGGCTCACACAAAATAAATATCCAAACCAAAGAGCCACATAAAAAGATAAAACCAGAAACGCGTGAAATGACCGTGGGAAACCGAGCCAAGTCAACTTGCAGTGAGCCAAAACTGGGAATCATTTTGAAGTCGAGGATTCCCAAAAATGACGAGTAGAGAATCAATGATGATtttttgaagattcaaaatttTAGCAATTTCGAGTATTTTGCAATGCACTTTTAAAGATGCTAAAAGACAACTACCGGTGTACGCTACATTACCTTTCTAAAACATAAAGGACAACTGGTGTACTTCTTCAAATAGTTGATCATTCACTTGATTGGCCAAAAGCCAAACCACATGAACCAGCAACATCGTAACaacctcaaaaacaaacatatcaTTTGCAGGGCTAAGGGGTCTTTTTCCTTGTGTAAGAGATCATCAAGTTACaataattgtcaatttgtcagTCCCCTCTAATATAAATCGCCATTGCACTATAGAAGTCTTGTGCGTGTGGTGGTTGGGTTATCGATTACAATATAAGAGATCTGATTTCCATGATCCGAAACAACCAACCAAAAAAAATCTTAACACCTAATTGACACTATTGTAGATAAAACAAGAAAAGAGTTACATAATACAACTGACTTACCACTTTACAATTGAGATGTTTGACGGCTTTCATTGCAAAGACGAGATATTTATCCATATATCTTATTGTATCTTCTCTAATTGTCGAACAATTCAATCCCGTTGAAGGACGATAAAGCCAAAATCTTGAGTCTTTAAATTTGTCTCCAAGTACAACATTGTAACCGTCTTTGGGACCCGGGTGAATCACCTTGTCATGACAAATCATGCAACTAATGCCCAAAGGATTACCTGCATTGAGTTTTAAAAAGTAAATGTCATTAGTATCAAAATTTATCTGAGTTTCCTAAATTTTCAATAGGTCACAAGTCTTAACCTGTATCAACTTTCTTCAACAACGCGCAACCTTGAATTACAATTCCTTTTTCATCAACCTTGTTCAAAGAAGGAGTTTTTAACTCGGCATAAAACATTTCAACCTTTCCAGATTTTGATTTAGCATCAAAGTTGACGTGCATTGTTGATTTGGGATATGAGATATCATACCCAACACGAGTTACCTCGACTAACTTGAAATCGACATTCTTGCAAATATCATAACAGTCAAATATCAGTACAATTGATACCTTGATTTGGGAAATGACGCAACCATTAACTTTTCGTATAACGAATTTAAATCTAGATTAAAATTGAACATCAAGGGCGTATAAGATAGTGTAGGCACAAAACTATGCATCATATTGAGTTCTCACACAATATTAAACAAGGTCAGGTTGTATAAGTCAAAATCATTCGTACTAAGCACAACCAAGTAAGTATAAACAAGCAAATGCAAACGGGGATAAACACACATACCTGGACGCAATTGAAATAGGCTAGAGCTATTTCGGCAAACGGGGAAAACTCACTGACTTGACGTGTAGGATATTGTGGTAAAGTGATAACCTGAAGAGGCATTTTGCTGAAGACAACAACATGGTATAATCATTACGAGTAATACAGTTACAAAGCAGATAAAAAGCAAAGTAGTGAGTATTGAACCAAACCAAAATACAGGAATACTTACTCCATAGGGTTTCTAAATGGAAGATTATGAGACATAGCATACCTAGCGAGCAGCTGAAAACAAAACCGAAAACCAACTTAGAAATACTTGAAAAAAAACTATAATATCAAGCCCCAATAGAGAAAGTCAAAACCGAAGGCAATGGACAAATGATAAATCACCTCCTCAAATTCATCACCATTTTCATACAGCGGGGATGAGTCGTTTATAAAAGCAGTCTGATCCAAAAATGGGCGATCCCTCCATACTCCACAAGTTCGAAAACTATTTATATATTCTGTCAccaaaacataataataaaaaagatggtttctttcaattttttcaatAGACATAGCATAGTCCTTTTAAGCACGATTACACCCTTGTGGCTTCATGGCAAGGGAAGGCTTGTCCCAATTACACCCTTGTGGTGGGACCCTTCCCCGAACCCTCGCCTAGCGGGGACGCCATCGTGCACCAAGCTGCCCTTTTTACGTGTGAATTGTTAGTTTTGAATTTATGACCGGCGTAAAGTAAAGTGACTCACTATGTTGTTTACATAGAAGTAAAAGTGTAAAACTATGTACATCAAAGTATCAAACCTTACAACACATGGGTTGTTGTAAATTGCTTTAAACCCTGTACAACATATACTAACATGGATTTAAATCACAGAGAATTTCAATAAATAGTATCAAAAAATAGTTTAAAACTTGTGTAAACTGACATGAACTATACTAGCTGATTAAGACTcaacaattgaattgaaattataTAGTCCctctgtctcggtcatttgttgtctttttccatgtcatttgttgtcctttttattttaagaatgaacttgataagtaatttgatcattctcattcaatttgttccacttgtcatttagttattggtcctctcctctttccttggtctttgtgccaaaatcaaatgacaacaattgaccgggacggagggagtacatatATAGAAAACATACTTATATCCAAAGCCCTAATTTTGGAGGTAGAAACACCCAGTAAATCCTCATAACTACGCGCAGGACAGTAACCCATAGGATTCAATGCGGGGTTAGAAGAAGAAAAATCAGACATATAACTGTTTCAaccaaaaattaataaaattgaaagTTAATCACACAGAATTTCAAccgaaaattaataaaataaaagcaaaCAAAATTAATCCGAAACAATACCTGCAAGCTGGGTAATTTGATgaagattttgattttgattttgattttgatgaatatTGTGAATTTGTGATTGTGTATAGAAGCTGAGTTTTTTTAAAGACATTTTATTGGTGGATGATTTTATATATATGAGTCTCCCATATTTTCTATTCTATTTATTCCTATTTTAATTACTTATATACTAACTTTAATAACCGGGCGATACCCGGACCAACTTGTAATATTATGTCTCGTGAACTCCCGTATACAAAGAGGCTTTGATGcgtacttcaatttcaaactaaCTACATTACTCATCCTAAGAAATTTGTAATTCAGCAAAAAAGTAGTTAAGACTAAAATATTTAACGTATATTACTGTTTAGCCTCTGATATGTTGTTATGTGCTTCATGTTTTTCAATTATTGTTAAGATTTACAtagtatttgtttttttttttacaatacaATTATTCAGGTTAAAATCCAATAATGACACTTTTAGTACGCTTATAAGAGATTAGTTAGTCGTACAAATACACTGAAACTTAATATCACATCACGACACGTCTATAACTAAATGTCACACACCTTAGTTTTTGAGGAAATCTTACTAAATGCCCGATCTATCTCATAACAAAAGGGCTCGTAATAAAAGAAACATACTCGTATACCAATTAAACTTACAAATCGAACCTCTTTAATAAACACAATAGTTAATGTGAAAACATTAGTTACAAAAAGGTTTACAACGTCAAAACTACAAATTGCACTTCGAGAAAATTAATGAAAccataaactaaaataaataccACTAATAGCATTAATAGTTGTCGTAATACGCATCGGAATTTATCACTTTGGTAAGAACTTTAGAGTAAGAATGAACGTGAAGCACCAAAAAGTTGCTACACCAAGAAAGAGATTTTGATTTAAGAGGCTTTTCCGCAACACGATTGGGGACTCAAATTATCACAACTAAATTGCAAATCGCCAATTACCATAGGTGAATCAACTCATCAATGCAAAAATTTTACGCACCCTCTTAAATAAATCTTAGAATCACCTCTTTATTTAGAAGTGTGTTTATAGTCTAAATTTCTATAGTCTATATTAACATGTTCTAATCTCATAATAAACATGTATAAACTGAATGCGGAAGCGATAAAAGAGATCGATTACTTACCTCCAGCCATGGCTTGAAATTATTAATCCGTCTTAATGAATAACCCAATTTCTTATGCCCCAAATCTGACTTGGCTTCCAAACCCTCAGCCTCACAATTTAGATGGTGTATTTTCTTAATGAGGTAGGTTTGGTGAACCTTAATCAGTATAAATATGTTCCCCATCAAAGAGTCAATTGAACAGTTTCCTAAATTGTGAGTGGTAAGTTATGGAAGATAATAGTGGAAACAAGATCCTAGGTAAATTCCACAATACAATAGACcaacttaatttccataaaataacttaattaaatattaataaaatacttatttattttatggaatatcttacattctcccacttggtctATTCAACAAGAGACATGACATATGGATCATGGGCTTCATGGCGATGAACTCTCTTAGAGCAAGAATTAATGTTCCATGTATCACAATATATCAAGTCACTCACACCACACACATTTAACTTAATGAGTAAACCCACGTTTACTCGAGGTTCAAACAAAATGATATTTCTCAACATTACTTTATAAATATGCGCATATAAATCCAAAAGAGAaaatatccaacttaataaaagttTTTTACAAAAACTTAATGGATGTACTACATAATGGAACCAAGTCTCATTCTCACTACATTATCCTTGAAAGTCTTAATTGGCATGCCTTTAGTCAAGATATTGTCGTGTCTATGTAAGTTGTATATTATTTGATCCGTTTTAACTTTAAAACGGATAAATATTCGTATTTCTTCCACTCTCCACTGTTGATTGACAAGAATTGCATTCATTGATCGAAAAGACTTGTTATATTTACTTCTTGGAGCTTCCATTATTAAACACATTGTTAAACACTTGAAATAATCCAAAATAAAACAACACAGCTAAATTTGCAATGTCCATCATGGGTATTGATGATCATTCTCATTACTATCCAAGCTTCTTCAAGATAATTCTCGAGCCTCGACACGATGTTTATAAACTGGTACTACACTAAAGTTGTACTCCCTCTGTCCAAGTCAATTCCATATATTTGATCAATATATGTCAGgtgtattttaatcaaacgtatAAAGTTGGCTTGAACAAAGGGAGTATATATTCTTCTGCCATTTAATcatcagctagtcttgctatagacggatatgtcCGTTTCTAGCTAAAGaggggtcaaatagcttgaaagtggcgACATTTTTGCCTCCCACCACCCCAtttgttgcttgtcctattaaAATTATGGTATTATATTTGGCCCGTCTtcagttatagacggatatgtgccgtctaatgagattttgtgtttaagCATTTCCTTTGTTTTGCCAAAGTTGTAGTATAGATTTGCAATCTTCTTACGTCCGTAACAACATTTCTGTCTTAGTAGTTTGTTTAACTCTGATTAAAATAACATACAAAAAatatgaaatgtaaacaaatgattgagacgcgCTTATGGAGCTAGGTAGGATCAATACCATATTCTTATGAGTTCTGGATAATGCCATCATGTCATTAATTCCGCCACTTTCTGTTAGAGTATAAAATCATTCTTGGACCTCTAATTACGACATTATCTATATACGTATCAGGACTATATTTTGATGctttttttttattaggtaagaaaactaggttgatcctctagggtaggaccaacctatctcatcctttcgaatgagggaggtaagttaaagccaccggctatcaaaccacctcgaaagagttggacatgaatgtccaatagtagCGATGAAGTCAGCAactttgttggcttcacgaaagcaatgtttgaTTATCACTTAATCGAAAAAATGAAGATCTAAttttacatccttgataatactagaaatttcccaaggaatttgccaagtacctcgaactgagttaataacacataaattatcaccctccacaataaactttgagattcctaagtatttagctgttaaaataccttcttttaatgTTGTTCGGTTATTATTGTTGTCGATTAGTTACGGTTTAAGTTCAATGGAAGCTAATATTTGTGTAATTGTATCAGGGAATTCCTATTAAGTTTATGACTGAATATGGGAATGATCTATCGGATGTTGTAAGCCTAAAAATTCCGACCGGTAAGACATGGATAGTTGAATTACTAAAAGAAAATGGCAGAGCATGGTTCGGAGATGGTTGGCATGAGTTTGTGCACTATTACTCAATATGTCACGGCTATTTCTTGGTGTTCACTTATGGAGGAATGTCTCGGTTCAATGTGTTGATTTTTGACATGACCGCCTGCGAAATTGAGTACCCTTTTGATCCTCAGGAAACCGAAGTTCCGAACATAGTGAGTGAAACCCAGATCATCAAGATTAACCCTTGCTCTTCATCAAAAGGTTCTCTGTTTTCTTATTTGATGTCAATTCAATTTCCATCATACAAGTTTAAAGTTAAAATTCATACCTAATGTTCTCGGACATCAACTGATGTTTTATGAGACGGTTTTGCACTAATAATATGAAATAGGTCTATGACAAAAAATATGGTTATAAAAACTTTTAAAAGTGACTACCAAATACTCCGTTTTACACTAATTTTTTTGTGCTAAATAGTGTTATTTACCAAATTAATTAGACTTTTGGGGTTCATTTCAAACTATTTGGGACGAATGGGTCCCCGTCATCAGTTCGttttttttcttctattttttAGGTGAAGCCGCTAAGTTCCCTAGCGGCTTGTATCTCTACCACTTTCCAGTTGGTATAATGTGTGTTTGCAACTTTTTTGTACTGAAATAGTAAAGCCGCTAGGAAACTTGACGGCTTATCCTCTTCCAATTTTTCTAAAGTTGCAACATTGTATGAAAGGTGGAGCCCAAGCATGCAAGCCGCCTAAGTTCTTAGCGGCTCATGCCCTTCTCTTTTTCTAGAACTTAACAGTACCCGTTAGAAAGTGGTATAGATACAAGCCGCTAGGGAACTTAGCGGCTTCACCTAAAaactgaaaaaataaaataaactgatGACGTGGAACCATTCATCTCAAATAGTTTGAAATGAACCCCAAAAATATACGGAGTAATTAATTTGGTAAATAACCTTATTTAGCCCAAAAAATTGTTTTACACCAAGTCTTGTGTAAGGCCACTTTACACAAGAATTTTTGCTCGGATATGAGCTAATACCGCCCGCCCTTCACTGTTTGGATATCTTGTTTTGTTACGAGATATCGACATATTCATAATTAGGAAATATGGTATCGTGATATATCGTAGAAAATGATATTGTGATTTTCTAATTAGGAAATACGGTATCTCGACATATCCCGATATCTTGTACAGTAACATGTTTTTCCCTATTTCTTGCAGAAAATGGGATGCTTGCTTTGGTTGGGCAATACAAAAGAAAATTCGGAACTCTAACCCGTGAGCACATGAAGAAGATCAATTCTCATCAATTTGGAAACCCTTGTTTTACCATCATAACACAAGTGTCTCATGTGACAGGTGATTTTCGCGTGGTAAGAATTTGATTCCTTGAAGTAAACTGAAAAATAAACCATATTATGAATGAGATGAAAGGAGTAATACGAAATAGTCA from Silene latifolia isolate original U9 population chromosome 5, ASM4854445v1, whole genome shotgun sequence encodes the following:
- the LOC141654953 gene encoding uncharacterized protein LOC141654953, whose protein sequence is MSHNLPFRNPMDKMPLQVITLPQYPTRQVSEFSPFAEIALAYFNCVQNVDFKLVEVTRVGYDISYPKSTMHVNFDAKSKSGKVEMFYAELKTPSLNKVDEKGIVIQGCALLKKVDTGNPLGISCMICHDKVIHPGPKDGYNVVLGDKFKDSRFWLYRPSTGLNCSTIREDTIRYMDKYLVFAMKAVKHLNCKVEADWELLVVTRVIDRMEKCRIIFHMNFTVKSSNFNNETKLCFAEFILPLFSGHSPDNWTMEKEPFLEVIGCCIMEKDANYESSFGRVCAMCTSGLIHPGPKYGYRVLARDDFAMYDFKACGNGVF
- the LOC141654954 gene encoding B3 domain-containing transcription factor VRN1-like yields the protein MSIMGIDDHSHYYPSFFKIILEPRHDVYKLGIPIKFMTEYGNDLSDVVSLKIPTGKTWIVELLKENGRAWFGDGWHEFVHYYSICHGYFLVFTYGGMSRFNVLIFDMTACEIEYPFDPQETEVPNIVSETQIIKINPCSSSKENGMLALVGQYKRKFGTLTREHMKKINSHQFGNPCFTIITQVSHVTGDFRVNVPAKFAVEYLMKTRGSCTLQNATGDTWPIRFERNTGYVRLSGGWRKYALDNKLRAGDICVFELINVAKRLFNVEIIRFSSRALSVCVAGPSSPMKSLEEEIEVILIDD